One part of the Glycine soja cultivar W05 chromosome 11, ASM419377v2, whole genome shotgun sequence genome encodes these proteins:
- the LOC114377597 gene encoding 60S ribosomal protein L10a-like, with protein sequence MSKLQSDALREAISGIMADSKEKNRKFVETIELQIGLKNYDPQKDKRFSGSVKLPHIPRPKMKICMLGDAQHVEEAEKIGLDYMDVEALKKLNKNKKLVKKLAKKYHAFLASEAVIKQIPRLLGPGLNKAGKFPTLVTHQESLESKVNETKAMVKFQLKKVLCMGVAVGNVSMEEKQIFQNVQLSVNFLVSLLKKNWQNVRCLYLKSTMGKSYRVF encoded by the exons ATGAG TAAGCTTCAGAGTGATGCTCTAAGAGAAGCTATCTCAGGAATCATGGCTGATTCCAAGGAAAAGAACAGGAAATTTGTGGAGACCATTGAACTCCAAATTGGGTTGAAAAATTATGATCCCCAGAAGGACAAGCGTTTCAGTGGCTCTGTTAAGTTGCCTCATATTCCTCGCCCCAAGATGAAGATTTGTATGCTTGGAGATGCCCAGCACGTTGAGGAG GCTGAGAAGATAGGATTGGACTACATGGATGTTGAGGCCTTGAAGAAgcttaacaaaaacaaaaagttggTGAAAAAACTAGCCAAAAAATATCATGCCTTTTTAGCCTCTGAAGCAGTCATCAAGCAGATTCCTCGTCTCTTGGGACCTGGTCTCAACAAGGCAG GGAAGTTCCCTACACTTGTGACTCACCAAGAATCTCTCGAGTCAAAGGTTAATGAGACCAAGGCCATGGTCAAGTTCCAGCTTAAGAAGGTTCTCTGCATGGGAGTAGCTGTGGGGAATGTTAGCATGGAGGAAAAGCAAATCTTCCAAAATGTACAACTGAGTGTTAACTTCCTTGTCTCTTTGCTGAAAAAGAATTGGCAGAAC GTTCGCTGCCTATATCTGAAGAGTACCATGGGGAAATCGTACCGTGTCTTTTGA
- the LOC114374725 gene encoding glucan endo-1,3-beta-glucosidase 14-like, producing MPKNIRSAMATSSFFFTLLLLLLTVSDLFVQSRGLNFGINYGQIANNLPSPSRVAVLIKSLNVSRIKLYDADPNVLSAFSNSDVEFIIGLGNEYLQSMRDPSKAQSWVQQHVQPYISQTRITCITVGNEVFNYNDTQLTANLLPAMQSVYNALVNLGLAQQVTVTTAHSFNILANSFPPSSGAFRQDLIQYIQPLLSFHAQIKSPFLINAYPFFAYKDNPNQISLNYVLFQPNQGATDPNTNLHYDNMLYAQIDAVYAAIKALGHTDVEVRISETGWPSKGDPDEVGATPQNAEIYNSNLLKRIEQKQGTPANPSVPIDIFVFALFNENLKPGPVSERNYGLYYPDGTPVYNIGLEGYLPEMVIESKSNALSTNFLIYIFTCLLFIWELSRP from the exons ATGCCCAAGAACATCAGATCAGCAATGGCaacctcttctttcttcttcaccttGCTATTACTGCTTCTCACTGTTTCAG ATTTGTTTGTGCAAAGCCGTGGCCTTAATTTTGGAATCAACTACGGGCAAATAGCCAACAACCTTCCATCTCCATCTCGTGTGGCTGTTCTAATAAAATCTCTGAATGTATCCAGAATCAAACTCTATGATGCTGATCCAAATGTTCTATCTGCATTCTCCAATTCAGATGTGGAATTCATCATAGGACTAGGGAACGAGTATCTGCAGAGCATGAGAGACCCTTCTAAGGCTCAGAGCTGGGTTCAACAGCATGTTCAGCCTTACATTTCACAAACCAGAATCACTTGCATCACTGTAGGAAATGAGGTATTCAACTACAATGATACACAGCTCACAGCAAATCTTCTCCCAGCAATGCAAAGTGTGTATAATGCCCTTGTTAATCTAGGACTAGCACAACAAGTTACTGTTACGACTGCTCATTCTTTCAACATTTTAGCCAATTCTTTTCCTCCTTCATCTGGGGCATTCAGGCAAGATCTGATACAATACATTCAACCCCTCCTTAGCTTTCATGCTCAAATCAAATCACCCTTCCTCATTAATGCATATCCCTTTTTTGCATACAAGGACAATCCAAACCAAATCTCCTTGAACTATGTGCTATTTCAGCCAAATCAAGGGGCCACTGATCCAAACACCAATTTACATTATGATAACATGTTGTATGCTCAGATTGATGCTGTCTACGCCGCCATCAAAGCGCTGGGACATACCGATGTTGAAGTCAGGATTTCAGAAACTGGTTGGCCTTCTAAGGGTGACCCTGATGAGGTTGGAGCCACACCCCAGAATGCAGAAATATATAATAGTAATTTATTGAAGAGGATAGAGCAGAAGCAAGGCACTCCTGCTAATCCATCTGTTCCAATTGATATTTTTGTCTTTGCACTTTTCAATGAGAATTTGAAGCCTGGTCCTGTTTCTGAGAGAAACTATGGCCTTTATTATCCTGATGGTACCCCAGTTTATAACATTGGATTAGAAGGTTATCTCCCAGAAATGGTTATAGAGTCCAAATCTAAC GCTTTGTCCACCAATTTTCTCATCTACATATTTACATGTTTGTTGTTCATTTGGGAGCTTTCAAGACCGTGA
- the LOC114375421 gene encoding protein BIC2-like gives MEGNNLPHNMPTWSSRKLVTSQSPASFSLEPNEKQKLKNNTQECKSPNTNDKAKDPEEGHSENIGKVDGVEEITGRERLKRLREEVTMDKVNIPENWGQEPKLKDWMDYTMFDAFFPHTLIVTARDALIANAREAKSPRLY, from the coding sequence ATGGAAGGAAACAATTTGCCCCACAACATGCCAACATGGAGTTCAAGAAAACTCGTCACTTCCCAAAGCCCTGCTTCATTTTCCCTTGAACCAAATGAGAAGCAGAAGCTCAAGAATAACACTCAAGAATGCAAGTCGCCAAATACTAATGATAAGGCCAAGGACCCAGAAGAAGGGCATAGTGAGAATATTGGTAAGGTTGATGGTGTAGAGGAAATTACGGGGCGTGAGAGGCTGAAGAGGCTCCGGGAAGAGGTGACCATGGACAAGGTTAACATTCCAGAAAATTGGGGTCAGGAGCCAAAGTTGAAGGACTGGATGGACTATACTATGTTTGATGCATTCTTTCCTCATACTTTGATTGTGACTGCTCGTGATGCTCTTATTGCTAATGCTCGTGAAGCAAAGTCACCAAGGTTATATTAA